A single region of the Mus caroli chromosome 16, CAROLI_EIJ_v1.1, whole genome shotgun sequence genome encodes:
- the LOC110312095 gene encoding immunoglobulin omega chain: MAWTSVLLMLLAHLTGCGPQPMVHQPPSASSSLGATIRLSCTLSNNHNIGIYSVYWYQQRLGHPPRFLLRYFSHSDKHQGPNIPPRFSGSKDTARNLGYLSISELQPEDEAVYYCAVGLRSHEKKRMEREWEGEK, encoded by the exons ATGGCCTGGACGTCTGTCCTGCTCATGCTGCTGGCCCATCTCACAG GTTGTGGCCCTCAGCCCATGGTGCATCAGCCACCATCAGCATCTTCTTCCCTTGGAGCCACCATCCGCCTCTCCTGTACCCTGAGCAACAACCATAACATTGGCATTTACAGCGTTTACTGGTACCAGCAGAGGCTGGGCCACCCTCCCAGGTTCCTGCTGAGATACTTCTCACACTCAGACAAGCACCAGGGTCCCAATATCCCACCTCGCTTCTCCGGGTCCAAAGATACAGCCAGGAACCTTGGGTATCTGAGCATCTCTGAACTGCAGCCTGAGGACGAGGCTGTGTATTACTGCGCCGTGGGGCTCCGGAGCCATGAAaagaagaggatggagagggagtgggaaggagaaaagTAG